In Dolichospermum flos-aquae CCAP 1403/13F, the following proteins share a genomic window:
- a CDS encoding SAM-dependent methyltransferase has translation MSSSPILQNMEKHLPIVGDVHTKSPIAYKATRLAVSTINAVQMAIAESYINGLEVPDAVLRSLFDSCMPVFFKYFPSLLVPYEWVLTETDNTAEGARDLMKIQYDLPQAMLNLMLGEGKLIYPKYSMGLWEKGAANLEQSQMQMIDDVIDKLEIKDGDHILDFGCGWGCVANYILAKFPNVKFTGINLSHNQCEYMRQKMQDPESYLSSGRFTLYEGDINDAQFETKFDKILSIGVFCHVGNLTKAFQKLASFLKDNGKVFIHIITVRTPNNISSVFTHKYIFPHGRYWKYDAIPSHNQDLKTIDQWYINGSNYSRTFASWLKNFDDSQAIVKDLDYGMDYAKFRRIWRFYLIWFVANFASCNGEYNGNGQYLMVHA, from the coding sequence ATGAGTTCATCACCAATTTTACAAAATATGGAAAAACATCTTCCCATAGTGGGAGATGTACATACTAAAAGTCCCATTGCTTACAAAGCAACCCGTCTTGCAGTTAGTACAATTAACGCAGTGCAAATGGCAATAGCCGAGTCTTATATCAACGGATTAGAAGTACCGGATGCTGTGTTGCGATCGCTTTTTGATAGTTGTATGCCTGTCTTTTTTAAGTATTTTCCATCCCTGCTTGTCCCCTACGAATGGGTATTAACAGAAACAGACAATACCGCCGAAGGTGCGCGGGATTTAATGAAGATTCAGTACGATTTGCCTCAAGCTATGTTGAATCTCATGTTAGGTGAGGGAAAACTTATTTATCCCAAATATAGCATGGGATTGTGGGAAAAAGGAGCAGCAAATCTCGAACAATCACAAATGCAAATGATTGATGATGTAATTGACAAATTAGAAATAAAAGATGGTGATCATATTTTAGATTTTGGCTGTGGTTGGGGCTGCGTAGCAAATTATATTCTTGCCAAATTTCCCAATGTCAAATTCACAGGAATTAACTTGAGTCATAACCAATGTGAATATATGCGTCAGAAAATGCAAGATCCTGAAAGTTATCTTAGTTCTGGTCGTTTTACTCTCTATGAAGGAGATATAAACGATGCCCAATTTGAGACAAAGTTTGACAAAATTCTCTCAATTGGCGTTTTTTGTCATGTGGGTAATTTAACAAAGGCTTTTCAAAAGCTGGCATCTTTTCTCAAGGATAACGGCAAGGTTTTTATTCACATTATTACAGTCCGTACCCCTAATAATATCTCCAGTGTTTTCACTCACAAATACATTTTCCCTCATGGTCGTTACTGGAAATATGACGCGATTCCCAGCCATAATCAAGACCTGAAAACTATTGATCAATGGTATATTAATGGCTCTAATTATTCTAGAACTTTTGCTAGTTGGTTAAAAAACTTTGATGATTCTCAGGCAATAGTCAAAGATTTAGACTACGGGATGGACTATGCCAAATTTCGCCGCATTTGGCGGTTTTATTTAATTTGGTTTGTTGCTAATTTCGCCAGTTGCAATGGTGAATACAACGGTAATGGCCAATATTTAATGGTTCATGCCTAA
- a CDS encoding R3H domain-containing nucleic acid-binding protein: protein MTITEDLQKLLDILPQDLQQKLEHHPNGDNLVEVVLDLGRRPEARFPHVAEYLSETPVTQAQIDDCIQRVGNFGGDNRAGIEQTLHRISAIRNRSGKIIGLTCRVGRAVFGTIAMIRDLVETGQSILMLGRPGVGKTTALREIARVLADDLNKRVVIIDTSNEIAGDGDVAHPAIGRARRMQVSKPELQHQVMIEAVENHMPEVIVIDEIGTELEALAARTIAERGVQLVGTAHGNQIENLIKNPTLSDLVGGIQAVTLGDDEARRRGSQKTVLERKAPPTFEIAVEMLERQRWVVHECVADTVDTLLRGRQPTPQTRTVDDNGKVGVVRQLAVVNGGNSNGNGNGHITNVEESFLAAQPNGWRSSGQMVALPPLSLDRERPTGRSEFDRLLDESFNYSESFDFPSRKQAGPNGEDLPLHIYPYGVSRHQLEQVINVLTLPVILTKDLDSADAILALRSHVKNHAKLRQMAKARHVPIHVIKSSTIPQITRSLRRLLNIDDPDIGDDRELQLLLHNGGDDEMDALEEARLAVEQIVIPKGQPVELLPRSSQVRKMQHELVEHYRLKSDSFGDEPNRRLRIYPA from the coding sequence ATGACGATTACAGAAGATCTCCAAAAGTTGTTAGACATTTTGCCCCAAGACCTTCAACAAAAACTAGAGCATCATCCTAATGGAGATAATTTAGTTGAAGTGGTTTTGGATTTAGGCCGTCGTCCAGAAGCTCGGTTTCCCCATGTAGCTGAGTATTTGAGCGAAACACCAGTCACTCAAGCACAGATAGATGATTGCATTCAACGAGTGGGAAATTTTGGGGGGGATAATCGGGCAGGAATTGAGCAAACTTTGCATCGGATCAGTGCTATCCGTAACCGTAGCGGTAAGATTATTGGCTTAACTTGTCGGGTCGGCAGGGCGGTATTCGGAACAATTGCCATGATCCGCGATTTGGTGGAAACTGGTCAATCAATTCTCATGCTAGGTCGTCCGGGTGTTGGTAAGACCACGGCTTTAAGGGAAATTGCCCGTGTGTTGGCAGATGACTTAAATAAGCGAGTAGTCATTATTGACACATCCAACGAAATTGCTGGGGATGGTGATGTTGCTCACCCCGCCATTGGTCGGGCGAGACGGATGCAAGTTTCTAAACCAGAGTTACAACATCAGGTGATGATTGAGGCTGTGGAAAACCATATGCCAGAAGTGATTGTCATTGATGAAATTGGCACGGAATTGGAAGCTTTAGCAGCCCGAACCATTGCCGAACGGGGGGTGCAATTGGTAGGAACTGCCCACGGTAATCAGATTGAAAACCTGATTAAAAATCCCACTCTGTCTGATTTGGTGGGGGGGATTCAGGCTGTGACGCTGGGAGATGATGAAGCTAGACGGCGTGGTTCGCAAAAGACAGTTTTGGAACGCAAAGCGCCACCTACTTTTGAGATTGCTGTGGAGATGCTGGAACGGCAACGCTGGGTAGTTCATGAATGTGTGGCTGATACGGTTGATACTTTGTTACGTGGTCGTCAACCGACTCCACAAACGAGAACTGTTGATGACAATGGCAAGGTTGGCGTTGTTAGACAGTTGGCTGTGGTCAATGGTGGCAATAGCAATGGTAATGGCAATGGACACATTACTAATGTGGAGGAATCTTTCCTCGCTGCTCAACCTAATGGTTGGCGTTCTTCTGGACAAATGGTGGCTTTACCACCTTTATCTTTAGATCGGGAAAGACCCACGGGACGCAGTGAATTTGACCGTTTGTTGGATGAATCTTTCAATTACTCGGAAAGTTTTGATTTTCCCAGCCGCAAACAAGCAGGTCCCAATGGGGAAGATTTACCATTGCACATTTACCCCTATGGGGTGAGTCGTCACCAACTGGAACAGGTGATTAATGTGTTAACTTTGCCAGTGATATTGACCAAGGACTTAGATAGTGCTGATGCTATTCTGGCTTTGCGATCGCACGTCAAGAATCACGCTAAGTTAAGACAAATGGCTAAGGCTCGTCATGTACCCATTCATGTGATCAAGTCTAGTACAATTCCCCAAATTACTCGCAGTCTCCGCCGCTTACTGAATATTGATGATCCAGATATTGGCGATGACCGAGAGTTACAACTGTTATTACACAACGGTGGTGATGATGAAATGGACGCTTTGGAGGAGGCGAGGCTTGCTGTGGAGCAGATTGTCATCCCTAAAGGTCAGCCTGTGGAGTTATTACCCCGTTCTTCCCAAGTGCGGAAAATGCAGCATGAGTTGGTGGAACATTATCGTCTCAAATCCGATAGTTTTGGAGATGAACCTAATCGGCGGTTAAGAATTTACCCGGCGTAG
- the ldpA gene encoding circadian clock protein LdpA translates to MTDLLAPLQSLQQGNWFKLICGASYQHLPAVRNLTLAYTLAGADCIDVAADPAVIAATQEALLVAQSLRYNAQKRGFALTGNLPLLMVSLNDGEDPHFRKAEFNSQDCPRDCSRPCEKICPAQAILFNNTKDDFSGVIAEKCYGCGRCIPICPYGIIYTKSYESTPGEIVPLIMSTGITAVEIHTQVGRLAEFQRLWDAMTPWADQLKLVAISCNDGEGLINYLKAIYDLIIPRPQFLIWQTDGRSMSGDIGDGTTIATVKLGQKVLAANLPGYVQLAGGTNSYTVPKLRGMGLLKEAGGKESPAFISGVAYGSYARVLLSPILDQLEKKEVINTDSQGNIRLESEPELLWEAVRLAHTLVSQIKSEQSRSSLQAYL, encoded by the coding sequence GTGACTGATTTATTAGCCCCTTTACAATCCCTACAACAGGGTAACTGGTTCAAATTAATTTGCGGAGCCAGTTACCAACATCTTCCTGCGGTCAGAAACTTAACATTAGCCTACACCTTGGCTGGTGCTGACTGTATAGATGTAGCAGCAGATCCGGCAGTCATTGCCGCCACCCAAGAAGCTTTACTGGTAGCCCAAAGCTTGAGATATAATGCCCAAAAGCGAGGCTTTGCCTTGACAGGTAATTTGCCCTTGTTGATGGTCAGTCTCAATGATGGCGAAGATCCCCATTTTAGAAAAGCTGAGTTTAATTCTCAAGACTGTCCCCGCGATTGTTCCAGACCATGTGAAAAAATTTGTCCAGCCCAAGCAATTTTATTTAACAATACCAAAGATGATTTTTCTGGAGTAATCGCTGAAAAATGTTATGGCTGTGGCCGTTGCATTCCTATCTGTCCTTATGGGATAATTTATACAAAATCTTATGAGTCAACGCCAGGGGAGATCGTACCATTGATCATGTCAACGGGAATAACAGCCGTAGAAATTCATACTCAAGTGGGGCGGTTGGCAGAATTCCAACGGTTATGGGACGCAATGACACCTTGGGCAGATCAATTAAAGTTAGTAGCCATCAGTTGTAACGATGGAGAAGGTCTAATTAATTACCTAAAAGCTATTTATGATTTAATTATCCCCCGTCCCCAGTTTTTAATTTGGCAAACTGATGGACGTTCAATGAGTGGTGATATTGGTGATGGTACAACCATAGCCACAGTGAAATTGGGGCAAAAAGTTTTGGCAGCAAACCTACCGGGATATGTGCAGTTAGCAGGCGGCACTAATAGCTACACCGTTCCTAAATTAAGGGGAATGGGATTGCTGAAAGAGGCAGGGGGGAAAGAGTCCCCAGCTTTTATCTCTGGTGTTGCCTATGGTAGTTACGCCCGTGTATTGCTGTCACCCATTCTTGACCAGTTAGAAAAAAAGGAGGTGATTAACACTGATAGTCAAGGCAATATTCGCCTGGAATCAGAACCGGAATTACTATGGGAGGCTGTAAGGCTTGCCCATACTCTCGTTTCCCAGATTAAGTCTGAGCAGTCGCGCTCATCGCTCCAAGCATATCTCTAA
- a CDS encoding exopolysaccharide biosynthesis protein has protein sequence MNLRFSQEIKSLLERLSEQPLTLGDILAETSERGFSLVITLLVLPFLFPMPPGLTSPLGGACLLLSLQMVLGRRTPWLPKKIANYKFPNAFAKIILQNLRRVTRVLEKIARPRLQKVANHPLIWRFNGLCISWLTILLISPIPFTNPIPTVGILLLAVATIESDGLLMCISYIATLLITMLFGFIGYALWLAPNLLPAMFK, from the coding sequence ATGAATTTGCGCTTTTCTCAAGAAATTAAATCCCTTCTAGAACGTTTAAGTGAACAGCCACTAACTTTAGGTGATATCCTAGCGGAAACTTCCGAACGGGGTTTTAGCTTAGTAATCACATTACTAGTATTACCTTTTCTATTTCCCATGCCTCCAGGCTTAACCAGTCCTTTAGGTGGTGCTTGTCTATTATTATCATTGCAAATGGTTTTAGGGAGGAGAACACCTTGGCTACCCAAGAAAATCGCTAACTATAAATTTCCCAACGCCTTCGCTAAAATCATCTTACAAAATCTGCGTCGCGTGACTAGGGTATTAGAAAAAATTGCCCGTCCCCGACTACAAAAAGTCGCCAATCATCCTTTAATTTGGCGATTTAACGGGCTGTGCATCTCTTGGTTAACAATACTACTAATTTCCCCCATTCCCTTTACCAATCCCATTCCGACTGTGGGGATTTTACTTTTGGCAGTTGCTACTATTGAATCTGATGGTTTATTAATGTGTATTAGCTATATTGCTACTCTCTTGATTACTATGCTATTTGGTTTTATTGGTTATGCATTATGGTTAGCCCCCAACTTACTGCCTGCTATGTTCAAATAA
- a CDS encoding nitrate ABC transporter ATP-binding protein (This model describes the ATP binding subunits of ATP-binding cassette (ABC) transporters for nitrate transport, or for bicarbonate transport, in bacteria and archaea.) — MQNRNLKSTNTATTTISRQPFLEIKDVCKVYPTKNGPFTVLDGVNLNVEEGEFLCVIGHSGCGKSTLLNMVSGFNFPTTGQVLLEGQPITKPGPDRMVVFQNYALLPWRTAFENIYLAVNAVYPTKPEAEKRAIVRDHLAMVGLADAMEKKPMQMSGGMRQRVSIARALAIRPKVLILDEPFGALDAITKEELQEELLKIWNDNRCTVLMITHDIDEALFLADKLVMMTNGPHAKIGEVMEIPFSRPRDRARIMEDPQYYQLRNYALDFLFNRFAHDDVG, encoded by the coding sequence ATGCAAAACCGTAACTTAAAATCTACCAACACAGCTACAACCACAATCAGCCGTCAACCCTTCCTAGAAATTAAAGATGTTTGCAAAGTTTATCCCACCAAAAATGGACCATTTACCGTTCTTGATGGTGTTAACCTCAACGTTGAAGAAGGTGAATTTCTTTGCGTTATCGGCCACTCTGGTTGCGGTAAATCAACTTTGTTAAACATGGTTTCTGGTTTTAACTTCCCCACAACTGGACAAGTTTTATTAGAAGGACAACCAATTACAAAACCAGGTCCAGATCGCATGGTAGTATTTCAAAACTATGCGTTATTACCTTGGAGAACAGCTTTTGAAAATATTTATTTAGCTGTAAATGCCGTTTATCCCACTAAGCCAGAAGCCGAAAAACGGGCCATTGTGAGAGATCATTTAGCAATGGTGGGTTTAGCTGATGCCATGGAAAAGAAACCCATGCAAATGTCTGGGGGGATGAGACAACGGGTTTCTATTGCGCGGGCTTTAGCTATTCGTCCGAAAGTGTTGATTTTAGATGAACCTTTTGGGGCGTTGGACGCAATTACTAAGGAAGAATTACAAGAGGAATTGTTGAAAATTTGGAATGATAACCGTTGTACAGTTTTGATGATTACCCATGATATTGATGAGGCTTTATTTTTGGCTGATAAGTTGGTAATGATGACCAATGGACCTCATGCCAAAATTGGGGAAGTGATGGAAATTCCTTTTTCTCGTCCTAGAGATAGAGCGAGAATTATGGAAGATCCTCAATATTATCAATTGCGAAATTATGCCTTAGATTTCTTGTTTAACCGTTTCGCACATGATGATGTAGGTTAG
- a CDS encoding ABC transporter ATP-binding/substrate-binding protein (This model describes the ATP binding subunits of ATP-binding cassette (ABC) transporters for nitrate transport, or for bicarbonate transport, in bacteria and archaea.), with the protein MSIFVGVDQVDKVFELTGGGQYIALKGIDLQIKKGEFVSLIGHSGCGKSTLLNMIAGLDLATEGLVTLEGQRIKKPGPDRMVVFQNYSLLPWRTVRENIALAVDSVLNGMPAAERKAIIDRHIDMVGLRPHADKQPGMLSGGQKQRVAIARALAIRPKLLLLDEPFGALDALTRGNLQEQLMQICEENQVTAVMVTHDVDEAVLLSDRIVMLTNGPESKIGDILEVDIPRPRKRMEVVKHPSYYSLRSEMIYFLNQQKRIKKIRARKTAAVVRHGLEKVNLEIGFLPITACAPLAIAKEKGFFIKHGLDEVNLVRESSWRGIVDGMTGGYLDAAQMPSGMPMWLSLGGNKNQPLPVVTALTMTRNGNAITLAKRFYDEGVHSLSDFKNYLLKTREQTHRMGVVHPASMHNLLLRYWLAAGGIDPDSDVVMKNIPPAQMVVDLKGGTIDGYSVGEPWNYRAAVEGSGFTIATDLEVWLGHPGKVLGVREDWAETYPNTHIALTKALLEACQYCADLANAQEIRQILASQEYVSTDIEYIQLENPGSDSCDLNHPMREYAHHQFYSESAINRPSRTEQIWIMTQLARWGDTPFPRNWVEIVERVCRVRVFSTAARELGLDISYTRQPIQLFDGKPFNADDPIAYLNDLEIKRDFSIAEVILDAPRRTAA; encoded by the coding sequence ATGTCTATATTTGTTGGCGTTGACCAAGTTGATAAAGTTTTTGAATTAACCGGTGGGGGACAATATATCGCCCTCAAGGGTATTGATCTTCAAATTAAAAAAGGCGAATTTGTTTCTCTTATCGGTCACTCAGGTTGTGGAAAATCTACCCTTCTAAACATGATTGCTGGTTTAGATTTAGCAACAGAAGGTTTAGTTACTTTAGAAGGACAAAGAATTAAAAAACCTGGACCTGATAGAATGGTAGTATTTCAAAACTATTCGCTTTTACCTTGGCGAACAGTGAGAGAAAATATTGCCTTAGCAGTAGATTCCGTATTAAATGGGATGCCCGCAGCGGAACGCAAAGCGATTATTGACAGACATATAGATATGGTCGGTTTGCGTCCCCATGCTGATAAACAACCAGGAATGTTATCAGGTGGACAAAAACAACGAGTTGCGATCGCTCGTGCCTTGGCAATTCGTCCTAAACTATTACTATTAGATGAACCCTTCGGTGCTTTAGATGCCCTAACTCGCGGGAATTTGCAAGAACAATTAATGCAAATTTGTGAAGAGAATCAAGTTACCGCAGTCATGGTGACACACGACGTAGACGAAGCGGTTTTGTTATCTGACAGAATTGTCATGTTAACCAACGGACCAGAATCGAAAATTGGCGACATTTTAGAAGTAGATATTCCTCGTCCTCGCAAACGCATGGAAGTAGTAAAACATCCCAGTTACTACAGTTTGCGAAGTGAAATGATTTACTTCCTCAACCAACAAAAACGCATCAAGAAAATTCGGGCGAGAAAAACTGCTGCGGTGGTTCGTCATGGTTTAGAAAAAGTTAATTTAGAAATTGGCTTCTTACCTATCACAGCTTGCGCCCCCCTGGCGATCGCCAAAGAAAAAGGCTTTTTCATCAAACATGGTCTGGATGAGGTTAATTTAGTCCGGGAAAGCAGTTGGAGAGGAATTGTAGACGGGATGACAGGGGGATATTTAGATGCGGCACAAATGCCCTCAGGTATGCCCATGTGGTTAAGTTTAGGAGGAAATAAAAACCAACCTTTACCAGTTGTCACCGCCCTGACAATGACCCGCAACGGTAACGCCATCACCTTAGCCAAACGCTTTTATGATGAAGGTGTACATAGCTTATCTGACTTCAAAAATTATCTCCTAAAAACCCGCGAACAAACACACAGAATGGGAGTAGTTCATCCCGCATCCATGCACAACCTATTACTACGTTATTGGTTAGCAGCAGGTGGAATTGACCCCGACAGTGATGTGGTTATGAAAAATATCCCTCCTGCTCAAATGGTAGTAGATTTAAAAGGTGGAACTATTGACGGTTATTCTGTAGGTGAACCTTGGAATTATCGGGCAGCAGTTGAAGGTTCAGGCTTTACCATAGCCACAGATTTAGAAGTTTGGTTAGGACACCCTGGTAAAGTTCTAGGAGTACGAGAAGATTGGGCAGAAACTTATCCGAATACCCATATTGCCTTAACCAAAGCCTTATTAGAAGCTTGCCAATATTGTGCAGATCTTGCCAACGCCCAAGAAATTCGCCAAATTTTAGCAAGTCAGGAATATGTCAGCACAGATATTGAATATATCCAACTGGAAAACCCCGGTAGTGATAGTTGTGACTTAAATCATCCCATGCGGGAATATGCCCATCACCAATTTTATTCCGAGTCTGCCATTAATCGCCCCAGTCGGACCGAACAAATTTGGATTATGACTCAATTAGCGCGGTGGGGTGACACTCCCTTCCCCAGAAACTGGGTAGAAATCGTTGAAAGAGTTTGTCGAGTCCGCGTTTTCAGTACCGCAGCCAGAGAACTAGGTTTAGATATCAGTTACACCCGTCAACCCATTCAATTATTTGATGGTAAACCCTTCAACGCCGATGATCCAATTGCCTATCTTAACGACCTAGAAATCAAACGCGACTTCTCCATAGCCGAAGTCATTCTAGATGCCCCCAGAAGAACCGCAGCTTAA
- a CDS encoding Hsp70 family protein, translated as MAIAIDFGTSNTVITRWNPVTQQAETLNLPRLSTQQFLNPPLIPSLVYVENASLGKIIAGQQVRDRGLDLKTDTRFFRNFKRGIGADIQGFLPELDGQNISFEQIGTWFLSKVIAELAPLEGGIDSLVLTVPVDSFEAYRHWLGKVCQSLAVEQVRMLDEPTAAALGYGLTDQGTLLVVDFGGGTLDLSLVSLDQGTQAKTKPLGFLLKWGDKNLGENSQQKTKTARVLAKAGQNLGGTDIDNWIVDYFAKTQGLPVSSLTARLAEQLKIQLSHQDKASEVYFHDQTFESYEMDLDRYTFENILQENGFFDKLHDVMMTLLQQARRYGIEIDDINAVLLVGGTVQLPVVQAWIEQYFEPEKIRRQLPFEAIAQGALQITQGIEIKDYLYHSYGVRYWDRRNQRHSWHPIIKTGQPYPMTQPVELVLGASVENQPSIELIIGELGAQTGGTEIYFEGDRLITRQLDHGATTVKPLNDTVNASKIAKLKPPGFPGSDRIKIYFQVDEQRFLRITVEDLLTNNILLENQLVAKLT; from the coding sequence ATGGCGATCGCGATTGATTTTGGCACAAGTAACACAGTTATCACTCGTTGGAATCCTGTCACTCAACAAGCAGAAACCCTGAATCTACCCAGATTATCAACGCAACAATTTCTTAATCCGCCACTGATTCCCAGCTTAGTTTATGTAGAAAATGCCAGCCTTGGTAAAATTATAGCTGGACAACAGGTACGCGATCGCGGTTTGGATCTGAAAACCGACACCAGATTCTTCCGGAACTTTAAACGGGGAATTGGTGCAGATATCCAGGGTTTTTTACCGGAACTTGATGGACAAAACATTAGCTTTGAACAAATAGGAACATGGTTTTTAAGCAAAGTAATTGCAGAATTAGCACCTTTAGAAGGGGGAATAGATTCCTTGGTTTTAACCGTACCAGTAGACAGCTTTGAAGCCTATCGTCACTGGTTAGGGAAAGTTTGTCAATCATTAGCCGTCGAACAGGTACGGATGTTAGATGAACCCACTGCTGCGGCTTTGGGGTATGGTTTAACAGATCAAGGAACTCTCTTAGTCGTTGACTTTGGTGGTGGAACTTTAGATTTATCTTTAGTGAGTTTAGATCAAGGTACACAAGCCAAGACTAAACCTCTAGGATTTCTTCTCAAATGGGGTGATAAAAATCTGGGTGAAAATTCTCAACAAAAGACTAAAACAGCCCGTGTATTAGCAAAAGCAGGGCAAAATCTAGGCGGAACTGATATTGATAATTGGATAGTAGATTACTTTGCTAAAACCCAAGGATTGCCAGTTAGTTCTCTCACAGCGCGACTAGCGGAACAGTTGAAAATTCAGCTATCTCACCAAGATAAAGCTAGTGAAGTTTATTTTCATGATCAAACTTTTGAAAGTTATGAAATGGATCTTGATCGTTACACCTTTGAAAATATTTTGCAGGAAAACGGATTTTTTGATAAACTGCATGATGTAATGATGACGCTATTACAGCAAGCGCGACGCTACGGTATAGAAATTGATGATATTAATGCAGTATTATTAGTTGGGGGAACTGTACAGTTGCCCGTAGTGCAAGCATGGATAGAACAATATTTTGAACCAGAAAAAATCCGTCGTCAATTGCCTTTTGAAGCAATCGCTCAAGGGGCGTTACAAATAACTCAAGGGATAGAAATTAAAGACTATCTTTATCATAGTTACGGTGTGCGTTATTGGGATCGCCGCAATCAACGTCATAGTTGGCATCCAATTATTAAAACTGGACAACCTTACCCCATGACTCAACCCGTAGAATTAGTTTTGGGTGCTTCTGTGGAAAATCAACCCAGCATTGAGTTAATTATTGGGGAATTGGGCGCCCAAACAGGTGGAACAGAGATATACTTTGAGGGCGACCGCTTAATTACTCGTCAGCTTGATCATGGTGCAACTACTGTTAAGCCTCTCAATGATACAGTAAATGCCAGTAAAATTGCCAAACTTAAACCTCCAGGATTTCCGGGAAGCGATCGCATTAAAATCTATTTTCAAGTTGATGAACAACGGTTTTTAAGAATTACTGTTGAGGACTTATTAACAAATAACATCCTATTAGAAAATCAACTTGTAGCCAAATTAACTTAA
- a CDS encoding lipid kinase has translation MSLRALLLINSNSRQGQERYQEAINCLNKLGLEIITESTEHPTQLGTVIRRYQQQIDLVIVGGGDGTLNATIEAIIETQLPLGILPLGTANDLARTLAIPNSLPEACQIIASGNLRRIDLGSVNGKYFFNVASLGLSVKITQQLTKEIKRRWGIFAYAAIAFQVIWKSRPFSAEIRVNNESIHVKTVQIAVGNGRYYGGGMAVVHDAAIDDQRLDLYSLEIDHWWQILPLLPAMRQGRHIDWPNVRALEGQEFTIYTRKPHSINTDGEITTHTPAVFRVIPQAIAVLAP, from the coding sequence ATGAGTCTTCGCGCACTACTGTTAATAAATAGTAATTCTCGTCAAGGGCAAGAACGTTACCAAGAAGCAATAAATTGTTTAAATAAATTGGGTTTGGAAATAATTACAGAATCTACAGAACATCCAACTCAACTAGGGACTGTGATTCGGCGTTACCAACAGCAAATAGATTTGGTAATTGTCGGTGGTGGTGATGGTACACTTAATGCTACTATAGAGGCAATAATTGAGACTCAATTACCTTTGGGTATTTTACCATTAGGAACTGCTAACGACTTAGCCAGGACTTTAGCAATTCCCAACTCTTTACCGGAAGCGTGTCAAATTATTGCCTCTGGAAACTTGCGAAGAATTGATTTAGGTTCTGTAAATGGGAAATATTTTTTTAATGTTGCTAGTCTGGGTTTAAGTGTAAAAATTACTCAACAATTAACTAAAGAAATTAAACGGCGTTGGGGTATATTTGCCTATGCAGCAATTGCATTTCAAGTAATTTGGAAATCTCGCCCTTTTAGTGCAGAAATTCGCGTGAATAACGAATCAATTCATGTGAAAACTGTGCAAATTGCTGTGGGTAATGGTCGCTATTATGGTGGTGGTATGGCTGTAGTTCACGACGCAGCGATAGACGATCAAAGACTGGATCTTTATAGTTTAGAAATCGATCATTGGTGGCAAATTCTTCCCCTACTTCCGGCTATGCGTCAAGGTAGACATATTGATTGGCCGAATGTCCGCGCCCTTGAAGGTCAGGAATTTACAATATATACTAGAAAACCCCATTCTATTAATACAGATGGAGAAATTACAACCCATACTCCTGCTGTGTTTCGGGTGATTCCTCAAGCGATCGCAGTTTTAGCCCCATGA